Within Caulobacter segnis, the genomic segment TCGGCCAGTCGCCGACGATGCCGCCGCGCTTCAGGGCGCCGCCCAGGATCAGGCCGGTGGAGGCCGTGCCGTGATCGGTGCCGCCGGTGCCGTTGACGCGCGCGGTGCGGCCGAACTCGGTGACGGCGATGACCACGGTGTTCTTCCACTCCGCGCCCAGGCCGGTGTGCAGGCCATCCAGCACCGCGTCCATGTAGGACAGGCGGGTGGCGATCTGGCCGAGCTGGCCGGCGTGGGTGTCGAAGCCGTCCAGCGAGATGGCGGCGATCTGCGGGCCGCCGGGCTGGATCATGAAGCCGCCCAGGGTCGAGCCCAGCTTGCGGGCGGCCTCGCCGCCGGCGCGGTTCTGGCGGTCGTTGGCCATGGTCGGTGACATGCTGGCCGGCGCGCCCATCGACGGCGTCGAGGCGGCGGCGACGTTCATCGCCGGGGTCGCGGCCATGGCGGTCATGGCCTGCTGGGCCATGGTCTCGGTCTCCAGGCCCCGGGCGAAGGCCGGGCCCAGAAGCGGGTCGGTCTTATAGAGATCCTGCAGCAGGGTCGGCAGGCGGGCGGTCTCGTCGACGCCCTTGCCGGGTGACCAACTGGCGGCCTGCACCTTGCCGCGCAGGATCAGCGGCGCGGTGGCGCCGACCGACAGCCCCTCGACCTTGCGGACCGGAGCAAGGGCCTCCAGCGTGCGGTTCAGCCAGCCGGTCTCGGCCCCGTAGACGCCCGAGGCGCCGGTCTCCAGCACGTCCTGAGCCTCGAAGTGCGAGCGAGCGCGGTCGGGGCTGGCGATGGCGGGGGCGATGCGCGCCTCGCCCTTCAGGGCCAGGGCGTGGACGGTCTCCAGTTCGGGGTGCAGGCCGAAGGTGTCGTCCAGCTTCAGCACCTGGTCGGGCTTCAGGGCGATCGAGCCGCGCAGCGCCGCGTAGTCGGCGTCGCCGACCGGCGGCGAGACGGAGAGGCCGTCCATGCCGCCCCGACATATGACTACGACGAGCTTCTTCCGAGCCAGGTCGCCCTCGGAGGCGGCAAAGGCCTGGGTTCCCAGGAAGCTGATGGAGATGCCCAGGCCCGAGGCCAGGCCCAGCAGCGAGCGGCGGTTCATCTGAGCGGTCATCGGCGTTGGAACTCCGGGCTCATTACGAGAAGGGCGAAGGCTTCGCGGCGGGTCTCGGCCCGCGACACGGCCTTGGCGACGGGGGGCGTCAGGCGCTGGCCCAGGGCCGAGACGGCCAGGGCGTTGGGATCGGTGGTGTCGGCGACGGCGGCGGCCATGCCCTGGGCCCACTGCATGCGCTTGACCAGGCCGTCGGGCGAGGCCCAGGTCTGGGCGTCCTCGGCCCAGCCCTTGGGGGAGGGGGCCGAGAAGGGCTTCTGGCCCAGGCCCGTGAGGATCG encodes:
- a CDS encoding DUF1501 domain-containing protein, whose product is MTAQMNRRSLLGLASGLGISISFLGTQAFAASEGDLARKKLVVVICRGGMDGLSVSPPVGDADYAALRGSIALKPDQVLKLDDTFGLHPELETVHALALKGEARIAPAIASPDRARSHFEAQDVLETGASGVYGAETGWLNRTLEALAPVRKVEGLSVGATAPLILRGKVQAASWSPGKGVDETARLPTLLQDLYKTDPLLGPAFARGLETETMAQQAMTAMAATPAMNVAAASTPSMGAPASMSPTMANDRQNRAGGEAARKLGSTLGGFMIQPGGPQIAAISLDGFDTHAGQLGQIATRLSYMDAVLDGLHTGLGAEWKNTVVIAVTEFGRTARVNGTGGTDHGTASTGLILGGALKRGGIVGDWPTLKQSALFENRDTAPTLDMRGLFKGVLADHIGVDRTALETKVFPDSAAAKPVTGLV